One segment of Gemmatimonadota bacterium DNA contains the following:
- a CDS encoding isoprenylcysteine carboxylmethyltransferase family protein yields the protein MRLDGAFRDPWVWGQFTLAALLCGGLPWLAGQTPPGGPAGWLLHPGGPRWPGLFPLAAGLGFAAAGAAALGRNLTPATTPVADGAMIEAGAYRWVRHPIYTGVILALAGVCWLLTGWTAGLLALVVAWGYFDRKAAAEERKLVVRYPGYDAYRRRVPKLLPYRIPL from the coding sequence GTGAGGCTGGACGGGGCGTTCCGGGACCCGTGGGTCTGGGGGCAGTTCACGCTGGCGGCCCTGCTGTGCGGGGGGCTGCCCTGGCTGGCCGGCCAGACCCCGCCGGGGGGCCCGGCGGGCTGGCTGCTGCACCCCGGCGGCCCCCGGTGGCCCGGACTGTTCCCCTTGGCCGCCGGGCTGGGCTTCGCGGCCGCCGGCGCCGCGGCGCTGGGCCGGAACCTGACTCCGGCCACCACCCCCGTGGCCGATGGCGCGATGATCGAGGCCGGCGCTTACCGCTGGGTCCGCCACCCGATCTACACCGGGGTGATCCTGGCCCTGGCGGGGGTGTGCTGGCTCCTGACCGGCTGGACCGCCGGCCTGCTGGCCCTGGTGGTGGCGTGGGGATACTTCGACCGGAAGGCGGCCGCGGAGGAGCGGAAACTGGTGGTCCGCTACCCGGGATACGACGCCTATCGCCGGCGGGTGCCCAAGCTGCTGCCCTACCGCATCCCGCTATAA
- a CDS encoding APC family permease — MVPRRLAGGRPLRPARRAHPRRARRHGAPLGGQYVFARRALGDYAGFVIGWSDWISTCGSMAVVTISIGDYLGVLVPGLAPYAVAVAVGVTFLFAGIHGMGIRTGDLTQQVTSLLKVVLLVGLAVACLLAAAPARPESAAVVHALPGLTAVIIALQGVIYTYDGWNGMLYFSGEVRDPGRQIPRAMAGGVVLIIVIYLLLNLAYMRVLPLDQMAGQTLVAATAAGVLFGPAGEAAVRVVLILSLLSAASAILLMGSRVPHAMSEDGLFWAGARRVSTGGSPLATLLFTALITTGMLVTGTFDQVLAVTAFFFVLNYLLSFTSVIVLRRREPDTPRPYRALGHPVVTWLLVLGSVGFLAGNVIGDPANSRWAVALLLVSYPVFRLTVRR; from the coding sequence CTGGTTCCTCGGCGCCTGGCTGGTGGGCGGCCTCTACGCCCTGCTCGGCGCGCTCACCCTCGCCGAGCTCGGCGCCATGGTGCCCCGCTCGGGGGACAGTACGTCTTCGCCCGCCGCGCCCTCGGCGACTACGCCGGCTTCGTGATCGGCTGGAGCGACTGGATCTCCACCTGCGGCTCGATGGCCGTGGTGACCATCTCCATCGGCGACTACCTCGGCGTGCTGGTGCCCGGGCTCGCCCCGTACGCCGTGGCCGTGGCGGTCGGGGTGACCTTCCTCTTCGCCGGGATCCACGGCATGGGCATCCGCACCGGCGACCTCACCCAGCAGGTCACCAGCCTGCTCAAGGTGGTGCTGCTGGTGGGCCTCGCGGTGGCCTGCCTGCTCGCCGCGGCCCCGGCGCGCCCGGAAAGCGCGGCGGTGGTGCACGCCCTGCCCGGGCTCACCGCGGTGATCATCGCGTTGCAGGGGGTGATCTACACCTACGACGGCTGGAACGGGATGCTCTACTTCAGCGGCGAGGTGCGCGACCCGGGGCGGCAGATTCCCCGGGCCATGGCCGGGGGCGTGGTGCTGATCATCGTCATCTACCTGTTGCTCAACCTGGCCTACATGCGGGTGCTGCCGCTGGACCAGATGGCGGGACAGACGCTGGTGGCGGCCACGGCGGCGGGGGTGCTGTTCGGGCCGGCGGGGGAGGCGGCGGTGCGGGTGGTGCTCATCCTGTCGCTGCTCAGCGCCGCGAGCGCCATCCTGCTCATGGGGAGCCGGGTGCCCCACGCCATGAGCGAGGACGGCCTCTTCTGGGCCGGCGCGCGGCGGGTCAGCACCGGCGGCTCGCCCCTCGCCACGCTGCTCTTCACCGCCCTGATCACCACCGGGATGCTGGTCACCGGGACCTTCGACCAGGTGCTGGCGGTGACGGCGTTCTTCTTTGTGCTCAACTACCTGCTGTCGTTCACCTCGGTGATCGTGCTGCGCCGCCGCGAGCCCGACACCCCGCGCCCCTACCGCGCCCTGGGCCACCCCGTGGTCACCTGGCTGCTGGTGCTCGGCTCGGTGGGATTCCTGGCGGGCAACGTCATCGGCGACCCCGCCAACTCCCGCTGGGCCGTGGCGCTGCTGCTGGTGAGCTATCCGGTGTTCCGGCTGACGGTGCGGCGGTAG